One Candidatus Zixiibacteriota bacterium genomic window, TCTGCTCTTTGATTCCCAGGTTAAAATTGCCGCGTCCGTCAAAGGACTTGGTGGAGATGCCCCGGAAATCTCTGATACGGGGGATCGCCACGTTGGTCAGGCGATCTAAAAACTCGTACATTCTTTCCCTGCGGAGGGTAACACGGGTACCAATCTTGACGCCTTTTCTCAGCTTGAAGTTGGAGATCGATTTCCGGGCCGGAGCCAACACCGGTTTTTGTCCGGTGATCTTGGTCAGGTCTTCAGCGGCGGCATCCAACGCCTTGGGATTG contains:
- the rplE gene encoding 50S ribosomal protein L5, which translates into the protein MARLKEFYQKEVVPKLMKQNKYSSVMEVPRLTKITINIGVGEAIGNPKALDAAAEDLTKITGQKPVLAPARKSISNFKLRKGVKIGTRVTLRRERMYEFLDRLTNVAIPRIRDFRGISTKSFDGRGNFNLGIKEQIIFPEIDYDKIDKIRGMTISITTTAKTNEECRQLLTEMGMPFTK